The Serpentinimonas maccroryi genome has a segment encoding these proteins:
- a CDS encoding TrkH family potassium uptake protein, producing MPLLRVASVLGWIVLAFGLAFLVPIAVSLGLADGAAWAFVGPMALVLLLGAALVGLGRTVLRPYRATELNVRDGILLVGLVWTLLPALAALPFMLYFAGVGQPLNFSRAYFEAMSGLTTTGATVLVGLDHLPGAINIWRGFLQWLGGMGILVLAVAILPLVGAGGSSLLRAETSGPLKESRLTPRIATTAKGLWSVYAALSLACLLAYRAGGMSWFDAWMHMFTTMSLGGLSNYDASIGHFDSAALEWIAIAFMLLASGSFALYFVAVLKRDPLRIWRNPEWRGTQSLMLGSGLAVAAVLVWQGGAAADWETLRRALFNLVSIASTTGYASEDYTLWPAFAPWLMLFLSALATSAGSTGAGIKMARLLILLKLAQRELTRILHPRAVTPITVGGVVVEHAAIQSVLAFMLIYGATVLGLTLLLLLGGMDFDTAFSAVLASINNMGPGLGVVGPAGNYAGLSDFKLWVCSLAMLLGRLEILVFLVMFTRAFWRK from the coding sequence ATGCCGCTGCTGCGCGTCGCCTCGGTGCTGGGCTGGATCGTGCTGGCCTTTGGCCTGGCCTTTCTGGTGCCGATCGCGGTCTCGCTCGGCTTGGCCGACGGGGCAGCGTGGGCCTTCGTCGGGCCGATGGCGCTGGTGCTGCTGCTCGGTGCCGCGCTGGTGGGGCTGGGCCGCACCGTGCTGCGCCCTTACCGGGCCACCGAGTTGAATGTGCGCGACGGCATTTTGCTGGTCGGGTTGGTGTGGACGCTGTTGCCGGCGCTGGCGGCGCTGCCGTTCATGCTCTATTTCGCGGGCGTCGGGCAGCCGCTGAACTTTAGCCGCGCCTACTTCGAGGCCATGTCGGGCCTGACCACCACTGGCGCCACCGTGCTGGTGGGGCTGGACCATTTACCCGGTGCCATCAACATCTGGCGCGGTTTTTTGCAGTGGCTGGGCGGGATGGGGATCCTGGTGCTGGCGGTGGCGATTTTGCCGCTCGTCGGCGCCGGGGGCAGTTCGTTGTTGCGCGCCGAAACCAGTGGCCCGCTGAAAGAGTCGCGCCTGACACCGCGCATCGCTACCACCGCCAAGGGCTTGTGGAGCGTCTATGCCGCGCTGTCGCTGGCCTGTCTGCTGGCGTACCGGGCCGGTGGCATGTCGTGGTTTGACGCCTGGATGCACATGTTCACCACCATGAGCTTGGGCGGGCTGTCGAACTACGACGCCAGCATTGGGCACTTTGATTCGGCCGCGCTGGAGTGGATTGCGATCGCCTTCATGCTGCTGGCCAGCGGCAGCTTTGCGCTCTACTTCGTAGCCGTGCTCAAGCGCGACCCGCTGCGCATCTGGCGCAACCCCGAATGGCGCGGCACCCAGAGCCTGATGCTGGGTTCGGGGCTGGCGGTGGCCGCCGTGCTGGTCTGGCAGGGCGGGGCGGCCGCCGATTGGGAGACCCTGCGCCGGGCCCTGTTCAACCTGGTCTCGATCGCCTCCACCACCGGCTACGCCAGCGAAGACTACACCCTCTGGCCCGCTTTTGCACCCTGGCTGATGCTGTTTTTGTCGGCCTTGGCCACCAGCGCCGGCTCCACCGGGGCAGGCATCAAAATGGCGCGGTTGCTGATCTTGCTCAAACTGGCGCAGCGCGAACTGACGCGCATCCTGCACCCGCGTGCCGTGACGCCGATCACCGTCGGCGGGGTGGTGGTCGAGCACGCGGCGATACAGTCGGTGCTGGCCTTCATGCTGATCTATGGCGCCACCGTGCTCGGTCTGACCTTGCTGCTGCTGCTGGGCGGGATGGATTTCGACACCGCATTCAGCGCCGTGCTGGCCAGCATCAACAACATGGGGCCTGGGCTGGGGGTGGTCGGGCCGGCTGGCAACTACGCGGGGTTGAGCGATTTCAAACTCTGGGTATGCTCTCTGGCGATGCTGCTGGGGCGGCTCGAGATTCTGGTTTTTCTGGTGATGTTTACAAGGGCTTTTTGGCGCAAATGA
- the trkA gene encoding Trk system potassium transporter TrkA: protein MNIIIFGAGRVGESVAESLVSEHNDITVIDQDPLRIRALEDRLDLRGLVGNGIQPSVLREAGAKDADMVIACAAADESNLVVCKIAHDIFSVPTTIARLRSPEFAEGDELMSKAGFAVDHVICPEESVMRFIHQLIEYPEALQVLEFADGRVCLIAVRAEHGGTLVGRTIAQFKELLPHADMRVVALYRLDTEMEATRETRILPGDELFVLAAADQIRLVLAAIHTIDKPVLRVMISGGGRVGLRLARSLSGQYQVKVIEQNPLRCEYLASQLPSSTLVLRGDCTDESLLEEENVADMDLFLSLTNDDEDNIMAAMLAKRLGARRVMALINRRAYADMMQGSAIDIAISPAQTVIGELLTHVRRGDVVAVHSLRRGAAEALEGVARGDVKTSKLVGRRIEEIALPQGARFGAIVRGEGQKSQVLMPHHDTLIEAEDHVVIFIPHKRLVREVEKLFQVTATFFG, encoded by the coding sequence ATGAACATCATCATTTTTGGCGCCGGCCGGGTCGGCGAGAGCGTGGCCGAGAGCCTGGTGTCGGAGCACAACGACATCACCGTCATCGACCAAGACCCGCTGCGCATCCGCGCGCTAGAAGACCGGCTCGATTTGCGCGGCCTGGTGGGCAACGGCATCCAGCCCTCGGTGCTGCGCGAGGCCGGGGCCAAAGACGCCGACATGGTGATCGCCTGCGCCGCAGCCGACGAATCCAACCTGGTGGTGTGCAAGATCGCGCACGACATCTTCAGCGTACCCACCACCATCGCGCGCCTGCGCTCGCCCGAGTTTGCCGAGGGCGACGAACTCATGAGCAAGGCCGGTTTTGCGGTCGATCACGTGATCTGCCCCGAAGAGTCGGTGATGCGCTTCATCCACCAGCTCATCGAGTACCCGGAAGCGCTGCAGGTGCTCGAGTTTGCCGATGGCCGGGTGTGCCTGATTGCGGTGCGCGCCGAGCACGGTGGCACCCTGGTCGGGCGCACCATCGCCCAGTTCAAAGAGCTGCTGCCGCACGCCGACATGCGCGTGGTGGCGCTGTACCGGCTCGACACCGAGATGGAGGCCACGCGCGAAACCCGCATTCTGCCTGGCGACGAGCTGTTCGTGCTGGCGGCGGCCGACCAGATCCGGCTCGTGCTGGCGGCCATCCACACCATCGACAAACCGGTGCTGCGCGTGATGATCTCTGGCGGCGGCCGGGTCGGGTTGCGGCTGGCGCGCAGCCTCAGCGGCCAGTACCAGGTCAAGGTGATCGAGCAAAACCCGCTGCGCTGCGAATACCTAGCCAGCCAACTGCCCTCCAGCACGCTGGTGCTGCGCGGCGACTGCACCGACGAGTCGCTGCTCGAGGAAGAAAACGTGGCCGACATGGACTTGTTCCTGTCGCTGACCAACGACGACGAAGACAACATCATGGCCGCCATGCTGGCCAAGCGGCTGGGCGCGCGGCGCGTGATGGCGCTCATCAACCGCCGCGCCTACGCCGACATGATGCAGGGCAGCGCCATCGACATCGCCATTTCGCCGGCGCAGACGGTGATCGGCGAGCTGCTCACCCACGTGCGCCGCGGCGACGTGGTGGCGGTGCACAGCCTGCGCCGTGGCGCCGCCGAAGCGCTCGAAGGCGTGGCGCGCGGCGACGTCAAAACCTCCAAGCTGGTGGGGCGCCGGATCGAAGAGATCGCGCTGCCGCAGGGAGCGCGCTTTGGCGCCATCGTGCGCGGCGAAGGACAAAAATCCCAGGTGCTGATGCCGCACCACGACACCCTGATCGAGGCCGAAGACCACGTGGTGATCTTCATCCCGCACAAGCGCCTGGTGCGCGAGGTGGAAAAACTGTTCCAGGTCACAGCCACCTTTTTCGGCTAA
- a CDS encoding acyl-CoA dehydrogenase family protein: protein MLLTPDQLQIRDAVRAFALEQLWPNAAAWDQGHTFPKEAHQGLAALGCYGICVPEALGGVGLDTLTLALVLEEIAAGDGGVSTTISVTNCPVNAILLRYGSIAQQQRWLAPLARGELLGGFALTEPQAGSDASELRTRALRDGDGYVLDGVKQFITSGQYGDLMIVIAVTDPAAGKKGLSAFLVPTTTPGYLVERLEDKIGQRSSDTAQIRFEGCRIPLEQRIGAEGEGYKIALGALEGGRIGIAAQSVGMARSALDFAVGYAKERHSFGRAIIEHQGVGFKLADCATRLEAARQLVWHAASLRDAGLPCLKEAAMAKLFASEVAEQVCSAAIQTLGGYGVVRDFPVERIYRDVRVCQIYEGTSEVQKILIQRALAAS from the coding sequence GTGCTGCTCACCCCCGACCAACTGCAAATCCGCGACGCCGTGCGCGCCTTCGCCCTCGAGCAACTGTGGCCCAATGCCGCCGCTTGGGACCAAGGGCACACCTTCCCCAAAGAGGCGCACCAGGGGCTGGCGGCCTTGGGCTGCTACGGCATCTGCGTGCCCGAGGCGCTGGGTGGCGTGGGGCTCGACACCCTGACGCTGGCGCTGGTGCTGGAAGAAATCGCGGCCGGCGACGGCGGCGTGAGCACCACCATCAGCGTCACCAACTGCCCGGTCAACGCCATTTTGCTGCGCTACGGGAGCATCGCGCAGCAGCAGCGCTGGCTGGCGCCGCTGGCGCGCGGCGAGCTGCTGGGCGGCTTTGCCCTGACCGAGCCGCAGGCCGGCTCCGACGCCTCCGAGCTGCGCACGCGCGCGCTGCGCGACGGCGACGGCTACGTGCTCGACGGCGTCAAGCAGTTCATCACCAGCGGCCAATACGGCGATCTGATGATCGTCATCGCCGTCACCGACCCGGCGGCGGGCAAAAAGGGCTTGAGCGCCTTTCTGGTGCCCACCACCACCCCCGGCTACCTGGTGGAGCGGCTCGAGGACAAGATCGGCCAGCGCAGCAGCGACACGGCGCAAATCCGCTTCGAGGGCTGCCGCATCCCGCTCGAGCAGCGCATCGGGGCCGAGGGCGAGGGCTACAAAATCGCCCTCGGTGCGCTCGAAGGCGGGCGCATCGGTATCGCGGCGCAGAGCGTGGGCATGGCGCGCAGCGCGCTCGACTTTGCCGTCGGCTACGCTAAAGAGCGGCACAGCTTTGGCCGCGCGATCATCGAGCACCAAGGCGTGGGCTTCAAACTCGCCGACTGCGCCACCCGGCTGGAAGCGGCACGGCAACTGGTCTGGCACGCCGCCAGCCTGCGCGACGCCGGGCTGCCCTGCCTCAAAGAGGCCGCCATGGCCAAGCTTTTTGCCAGCGAAGTGGCCGAACAGGTGTGCTCGGCCGCCATCCAGACCCTAGGTGGCTACGGCGTGGTGCGCGATTTCCCGGTGGAGCGCATCTACCGCGATGTGCGCGTGTGCCAGATTTACGAAGGCACCAGCGAAGTGCAAAAAATCCTCATTCAACGCGCCTTGGCGGCTTCATGA